The proteins below are encoded in one region of Shewanella algae:
- a CDS encoding acyl-CoA thioesterase, which translates to MKYYSRRLVKHEHLNPAGALFGGQLMSWIDEEAAIFAACQMKSVSHVTKLISEINFMTPAKLGDVIEFGLELISLGHTSITIRCEVRNKLNLAPIVSIDKMVFVNVNEAGLPVPHGMRANAA; encoded by the coding sequence ATGAAATACTACAGTCGGCGTTTGGTTAAACACGAACATCTCAACCCGGCGGGAGCCTTGTTCGGTGGACAGTTGATGAGCTGGATCGATGAGGAAGCGGCCATCTTCGCCGCATGCCAGATGAAGAGTGTCAGCCATGTGACCAAGCTTATCTCGGAAATCAACTTTATGACCCCGGCCAAGCTTGGGGATGTGATTGAATTTGGCCTTGAGCTTATCAGCCTGGGGCATACTTCCATCACCATTCGCTGCGAAGTGCGCAATAAACTGAATTTGGCGCCTATTGTCAGCATTGACAAGATGGTCTTCGTCAATGTGAATGAAGCCGGCTTGCCCGTGCCTCACGGTATGCGGGCCAATGCCGCCTGA
- the tpx gene encoding thiol peroxidase has protein sequence MLKLTKWSAVCVLALASASAMATEGKVAAEVKMGGQSVTLMGKLPELNQLAPGFKVVDDKFAPVTLSDFKGKTVLISAVPSLDTGVCALQTKRFNKEFSKFDDSVVMLTVSEDLPFAQKRFCKVENVDKIKVLSDSVWRDFGNKYGLLIPNRGLLARAIFIIDANGQLKYRELVADVSHHPDYDAALKALSEISKG, from the coding sequence ATGTTGAAACTGACAAAGTGGAGCGCCGTGTGTGTATTGGCCTTGGCGAGCGCCTCGGCTATGGCGACTGAAGGGAAAGTGGCAGCCGAAGTCAAAATGGGTGGCCAGAGTGTCACCTTGATGGGTAAGTTGCCCGAGCTTAACCAGCTTGCACCAGGGTTTAAGGTGGTGGATGACAAGTTTGCCCCAGTGACTTTAAGTGACTTCAAGGGTAAGACAGTACTTATCAGCGCAGTTCCCAGTCTGGATACCGGCGTCTGTGCCCTGCAGACCAAGAGATTCAATAAGGAGTTCAGCAAGTTTGATGATTCTGTGGTCATGTTGACTGTCAGTGAGGACTTACCCTTTGCCCAGAAACGTTTCTGCAAGGTGGAGAATGTCGATAAAATCAAGGTATTGTCAGACTCAGTCTGGCGTGATTTTGGTAATAAATATGGTTTGTTGATCCCTAACCGAGGCTTGCTGGCCAGAGCGATATTTATTATAGATGCCAATGGCCAGCTCAAGTACCGTGAGCTGGTGGCAGATGTGTCTCACCATCCTGATTACGATGCGGCGCTTAAGGCCTTGAGCGAAATCAGCAAGGGCTGA
- the ltaE gene encoding low-specificity L-threonine aldolase, translating into MIDFRSDTVTQPTAAMRQAMAAAQVGDDVYGDDPTVNRLEAMAAEMFGFDSALFTSSGTQANLLALMSHCERGDEYLCGQQAHNYKFEGGGAAVLGSIQPQPLNNQADGSIALEDIRAAIKPDDFHFARTRLLSLENTIGGKILPQEYLARAQQLAFNHGLKIHLDGARVANAAVAQGLEIADITQYFDSVSICLSKGLAAPVGSLLLGDERLIHKARRWRKMLGGGMRQAGILAAAAELALTEQVARLAEDHANAKALAEGLSQLDELALDMSQVQTNMVFATLADEVDIEALVKGLLQEGVRISGARQLRLVTHKDISAADIDKTLQAFKRVLSQV; encoded by the coding sequence ATGATAGATTTCAGAAGCGATACCGTGACCCAACCTACTGCCGCGATGCGCCAGGCCATGGCGGCCGCGCAGGTAGGCGATGACGTCTACGGAGATGACCCGACGGTTAACCGCCTGGAAGCCATGGCCGCCGAGATGTTCGGCTTTGACAGTGCCTTGTTTACCAGCTCGGGCACTCAGGCCAACCTGTTGGCACTCATGTCCCACTGCGAGCGGGGCGATGAATACCTGTGTGGCCAACAAGCCCACAATTACAAGTTTGAAGGCGGTGGCGCGGCCGTGTTAGGCAGTATTCAGCCTCAACCACTGAATAATCAGGCCGACGGTAGCATAGCGCTCGAAGATATTCGTGCTGCCATCAAACCCGATGATTTTCACTTTGCCCGCACTCGTCTATTAAGCCTGGAAAACACCATAGGTGGAAAGATATTGCCGCAGGAATATCTGGCCAGGGCGCAGCAGCTGGCCTTCAATCACGGTTTGAAAATCCATCTCGATGGTGCCCGGGTGGCCAATGCCGCCGTGGCGCAAGGACTGGAGATAGCCGATATAACCCAATATTTCGACTCGGTATCCATCTGTCTCTCCAAGGGGTTGGCGGCGCCGGTTGGCTCTTTATTACTTGGGGATGAACGGCTTATTCATAAGGCGCGTCGCTGGCGGAAGATGCTGGGTGGCGGGATGCGCCAGGCCGGGATCCTGGCAGCTGCAGCTGAGTTGGCCTTGACTGAGCAGGTGGCGCGTTTGGCGGAAGATCACGCCAATGCCAAGGCTTTGGCCGAAGGTTTGAGTCAGTTGGATGAGCTGGCACTGGATATGAGCCAGGTACAAACCAATATGGTGTTTGCCACTTTGGCCGATGAAGTGGATATTGAAGCTCTGGTCAAAGGCTTGTTGCAGGAAGGAGTGCGTATCAGCGGCGCTCGGCAACTACGCCTGGTGACTCACAAAGATATCAGCGCTGCCGATATCGATAAGACTCTGCAGGCCTTCAAGCGGGTGCTCAGCCAGGTTTGA
- a CDS encoding OmpA family protein: MNRYLGLAGFVPLLLLSSAVLAWEDSDSDGVPDAKDACPDTPAQVAVSANGCVLDKAVSMTDICLPTTSGGVYPPKCGTANPVRLYFDLGSAQIPLAQWPQLARMKAFLHQYKVNLCIEGHADISGSDAINQPLSEARAESAQMVLIEDYGFPGAQFSTRGYGSKQPAADNTSVSGRSLNRRVEFVVDLKK; the protein is encoded by the coding sequence GTGAACCGTTATTTGGGCTTGGCGGGGTTTGTTCCTCTGCTGTTGCTGAGCAGCGCTGTACTTGCCTGGGAAGATTCTGACAGTGATGGTGTCCCTGACGCTAAAGATGCCTGTCCCGATACCCCGGCACAGGTAGCTGTGAGCGCCAATGGTTGTGTCTTGGACAAGGCCGTCTCCATGACGGATATCTGTTTACCGACAACGTCAGGTGGTGTCTATCCCCCAAAATGCGGTACAGCCAATCCAGTAAGGCTGTATTTTGACTTGGGTTCGGCGCAGATCCCCCTGGCTCAGTGGCCGCAACTTGCCAGAATGAAAGCTTTTCTTCATCAATATAAGGTAAACTTGTGCATTGAAGGACATGCCGACATCAGCGGTTCAGATGCCATAAATCAACCTTTGTCTGAAGCCAGGGCCGAAAGTGCCCAAATGGTACTGATTGAAGATTATGGTTTTCCGGGGGCGCAATTCAGTACCCGCGGATATGGCAGTAAGCAGCCTGCCGCCGATAATACCAGTGTCTCGGGTCGCAGCCTTAACCGTAGGGTTGAGTTTGTGGTCGATTTAAAAAAGTAA
- a CDS encoding mechanosensitive ion channel family protein, with translation MENLEGLFKQAPELIAAYGIKILLAIVIFFVGKYLSNVAKKVTAKMLGKRKIDQTVVSFVANMAWAVVFVFTVIATLGQLGIQTASLVAVLGAAGLAVGLALQGSLSNFAAGVLMVLFRPCRVGDYVEAAGVAGTVDEITIFSTRLKTPDNKVIIVPNSTIMNGSITNYSAMDKRRIDLVIGVSYDADIRHTKQILTSILDNHEKVLKEPGYTVGLHTLADSSVNYVVRPWVKSADYWGVYFELMEQIKQSLDENGIGIPYPQMDLHVKELPSK, from the coding sequence ATGGAAAATCTCGAAGGGCTGTTCAAACAAGCGCCCGAGTTAATCGCGGCCTATGGCATCAAGATACTGCTTGCCATTGTCATTTTCTTTGTCGGTAAGTATCTGTCCAATGTGGCCAAGAAAGTCACGGCTAAAATGTTGGGCAAGCGCAAGATAGATCAGACAGTGGTTTCCTTCGTCGCCAACATGGCTTGGGCCGTGGTGTTTGTATTTACCGTTATTGCTACCTTGGGGCAGCTAGGCATTCAGACTGCTTCTCTGGTTGCAGTTCTCGGTGCCGCCGGTTTGGCTGTGGGCTTAGCGCTGCAGGGCTCACTGTCCAACTTTGCCGCCGGTGTCTTGATGGTACTGTTCCGCCCTTGTCGTGTGGGTGACTATGTTGAAGCCGCAGGTGTTGCCGGTACTGTAGATGAAATTACCATCTTCTCTACCCGTCTGAAAACGCCGGACAATAAGGTCATCATAGTGCCCAACTCCACTATCATGAATGGTAGCATCACCAACTACTCTGCTATGGACAAGCGCCGTATCGATCTGGTGATTGGGGTTTCTTACGATGCCGATATTCGTCATACCAAGCAAATACTGACAAGCATTCTCGATAACCACGAGAAAGTGCTGAAAGAGCCTGGCTATACTGTGGGTCTGCACACACTGGCTGACTCTTCGGTTAACTATGTGGTTCGCCCTTGGGTGAAGTCAGCTGATTACTGGGGGGTCTACTTCGAACTGATGGAGCAGATTAAACAGTCTCTGGACGAAAATGGCATTGGCATTCCATATCCTCAGATGGATCTGCATGTCAAAGAGCTGCCTTCCAAGTAA
- a CDS encoding trimeric intracellular cation channel family protein has translation MQEAQFIAILWLIGVLAEAMTGALAAGKKQMDLFGVVIVGCATAIGGGTLRDMLLGNYPLIWVENWHYLVAIGFASLLTVIIAPVMRYLSKLFLAIDALGLAVFSIVGAQKTLLLGFSPVVAVVMGVVTGVFGGIIRDILCNQMPLIFRKELYAMISIITAGLYVFLSQWQLAEWINLSLCLTLGFSLRMLAIKYHWAMPTFDYQTGSDPHLD, from the coding sequence ATGCAAGAAGCTCAGTTTATCGCCATACTTTGGCTGATTGGTGTACTGGCCGAAGCAATGACCGGCGCATTGGCGGCGGGTAAAAAACAGATGGATCTCTTTGGCGTGGTAATTGTGGGGTGCGCTACCGCCATAGGCGGCGGCACGCTCAGAGACATGCTATTGGGTAACTACCCGCTGATCTGGGTAGAAAACTGGCATTATCTGGTGGCTATCGGCTTTGCTTCACTGTTGACTGTGATAATTGCCCCTGTAATGCGTTACCTGTCAAAGCTGTTTCTGGCAATCGATGCCCTTGGCCTGGCTGTGTTTTCCATTGTCGGAGCCCAAAAGACCCTGCTGCTGGGTTTCAGTCCCGTAGTGGCTGTGGTAATGGGGGTGGTTACCGGGGTTTTCGGCGGTATTATTCGCGACATTCTCTGTAATCAGATGCCGCTGATCTTTCGCAAGGAGCTGTACGCAATGATCTCCATCATCACTGCCGGGCTCTATGTATTTTTGTCACAGTGGCAACTGGCCGAATGGATCAATCTCAGCCTGTGTCTCACTCTGGGTTTCAGTTTGCGGATGCTGGCCATCAAGTATCATTGGGCCATGCCAACCTTCGACTACCAAACCGGTTCAGATCCACATCTGGACTAA